The DNA window CCGCTTGGTGCCCCCATCGCTCCGGTCTACGGTCGCATCGAGGCCCAGGGAAGGGTCGAACTCCACGCTCGGAGGTTCCACAACCTTCTCGCGCGGTAGCACCTGCGGGGGCACCGGCGTCGGCGGTGCTGGAGGGGCCTGGGCCTGCCGTGTCGACTGGACGTGCCGGAGGACGGCGGCCTCGTGCCCTCGTATCGTCGGTTCGACCTCCCTGCCGAGGGGCGGAGAAAGGTGGACAGCGCCGAGAAGGAGAACCAGTGAGAGGGCGAGCCCAGCCTGGAGATGAGTGGCGTACTGGTTGCGGATCGAGGAGGCGTCGAGTCTCGGGTGAGCCATGTCGAGTTACGGGATCGATGATCTACAGGGCTTGTACGCCGAACCTGTATCCAATCTTTCCAACAGTTAGGGACCGCCCAATAGCCGACTACAGGTCCACCGTCACCAGTGAGACCTCCCCTGTCAGGTCGGCCTCAGGGCCTGCTCCCGGACGCACCCGGACGGCCGGCAGGCCCACGCTCCACGTGCCGGATTCGGCGCTGTAGCGCAGCGCGCTCCGGCCATCGGGCGCCGCCAACAGAACGCCCACGCCCCCTCCGACTGCCGCGCCCGGCGCGCCGAGCACCAGTGCGCCGACCGCCTCCCCTCGATCGGACCCGCCGATTGCGGTCCCCAACGCGATTCCGGCCCCGCCCAGGACCGCTCCCCCAAGCACGCCCAGCGCCCACGCCTTCGCATTTCCCCACTCGACATCCGTGTTGATGATTGCGCCCGCGGGCGGCCCTCCGGCGAGAAGAAGCAGTGCGACCCCTTCGGGCGTGGACTGGTTGCCCCCAGCAGACTGAGGCGGCGCCTCAACCTCGTCGGCCCCAGCGAGCAGAACCCCTCCCAAGGCCCAGCCCACGGCGGTTCCGATCACGCTTCCCCAGAGGGCCCTGCCGGCCTGCGAGTCCCCCAGCTCCAATGCCGGTCGCTCGGGTCCTTGCATGCGTTGACGTGATACGCGTTGACGCAATACGATTTGACGCAACGGGACGTCGCGTCGAACCGGGGGCCGCCGAAACGCAGCCAACGACTGGCGAGGCGCAGGAACCGCGCGCGTGGCACCGGCGTGGAGCAGGTCCATCGGCCCCGGACACAGCGCGGGACTGGCCGCCAGCCTTGCCGGTCGGGCGCACATCGGATCTATATGCATCGGGAGGGGGCGGTCGTTGGGAAGGGCCGGGCCGCTCGTGGCCGACTGCCCGGGTTCTGCCGGTAGGGGAGCGGCCACGATCCCGGACGGGGCGAGGCCACAGAGTAGGACCACCGCGAAGACGAGTGGGCGGATCCCTCGCGACACGAGCGTATGGGGCATGAATCTGTGTTTGGTGGTGGCAAATCGTTTGGTGGTGGCAGGTCCGGTCTTGATTGGACGGCCGACACCGCGGTCATCACACGCAACAGCCTACATGCGGCAGCCTACACGCGGCAACTTGCACGCGGCAGCTTGCACGCATCAACTTGGGCAGTCCGGTACGGCCCTACTGCCGGGCATGAGCGGGCTACAGCGTCACCGTGACGTTAATCCCGGCAGCGAAGTCGAGCAGGTCCGACGGCTCCCCGCCCAGCGGCGTGCGGAACGTGAGGCCAGGCCGCACCCGCCCGAGCCGGGCCTGCACGGCCGAGTCGAAGAAGTAGATTGATCGCTCGTTGAAGGTCTCAGTCTCGTCAGCATTGAGGTTGGTGCGCCCCCCGAGGCCGAGGCCGACGCGGAACCGCTTGCCGTCGTACCAGGCCCGTCCCCCATAATCGAGGAGCACGACGTTTGCCCGAAAGTCGGTATTCTCGGTAGGCGCAAGCAGGGTCAGCCCCGACCGGAGCCGGCCCGAGAGCCCACCGGCCGACCGCAGCGTGTACTCCCCGTAGCCGCGGGCCGTGAAGGTTTCTGCACCGAAGGCCTCTATTCGGCTCATGTCTGCGAGCGATCCGGTGGCCAGGGCCAGAACGTCGGCTGCATTCTGCCGAAACTCTTCCCCGGTATCAGGGTCCTCGGGTGCCGACGTCAGTGGGAGCCTCGCCCCCCCACCGACGGCCCACCCGCCACTCAGGCGAGTGTGGACCCCGAGGTACGGGTTGCCAATTTTTGTACTAGAGACACCGTCCACCCGCCCGGCGTCCTCGTCGTCAATGCCGAACCGGCTGATCGGCAGGTCCGCCACGAGTCGCGTACTTTTGCCAATCGGATACTGCCCGGACAGGACCAGACGGGAGGTAAGCAGGCTCGTGGCTTCGGTTTCTCCATCGAAGGAGGGCTTCGTCCAGTCCAGGCTCACCTGCGGCCTGCCGGTCGTCGCTTCGGTCCAGGTGCCTTCGGGCCAGGTGGGCTGGGCCGCGGCCGGACCTGCGCCGAGAAGGCCAACGCCAAGAAGGCCAAACGGGGTGAGCAAAAGGAAAGCCGCAGGGAGACAGGAAAAAACACGGGTGCCCACGAGACGGTCGGTCATGGCCCACAACTGTTTATCTTGATGAAGGGACGTAAGAAACTTTGCAAAAGGACGTTACCGGGCCGCCTTGATTGCGTTTGGGACCGATCGACGAAGCGCGTGTGGGACCGATCGACGAAGCGCGTGTGGGACCGACGAGTCGAACCGCCTGCCTGCACTGGAACGAGCCTCCAGATGGTCGGGCAGGTCGCGTTGAGCGACGCGGCGTCCGCCTTCGGAGTGGGCGCCTCGAGGAAAATCGCCGGGCCGGTGGAGCGGCGATCCCCGATAGCCGGGGGCGGGCTTCGCTGCGGGGGCCTTTCTGCGTGCAGGGCCCCCGACCTCTCCGATCCGCTTTTCCGTCTCTGGCGTTTGTCAGGAGAGACGTTGCCGGCCGAAGCGCAGAATGTCTCGTTGCTAGGGCCGTTCATTGCCAGGGCCGATTATCTGGCGGCTCGGCTGTGACGAGAAAGGGACCCGTCCTGAGAATCAGTACGACGCAGGACCCTGGGTGAACGGGAGGGAGCCGAAAGCGGAAAAGAAAGACTGAAACGACAGAGCCCCGTGTGGTTGAGACGGATCCCGATACAAATTATCGGGGGGACGGGGGCGCGCGGCATGGGGGCTGTCAATTTTAGGCCCCGACATTTTTTCGCGTCTGCGACGTGGGGCGCCGGTGCCGGGCAGAGAGCTGTGGCCCGTCACATCTGGCGGGGGATGGCCCGACGTCTGCGCAACGGGCTGGGCCGAACAGAACGGGCCCCGTGTTCTGCTGGGCTGTGGGGGGCATGGATCGCAAAAACAAAGACAGCCGAAGCAGAGGCGCGACGGGCCGCCACCGGAACTGCCCGCCAACGGCGGGAGGGTGCGAGAGCGGCGTCGAGAAGACAGGGGGAGGAGGGCCGGTTCCCGAACCGATCCGGCGCCCCACAGCCAGACGCTACGGCCCGAGCCCCCCGAACACCCCGGAGCTGGGCCCCAAGCCGGGCTCCGGCTCGTCGGTCCGGCTCTCGCTTTCGGGCCGCGACTGTGAGGAGGACAGGAACGCCCCGTGCCAAAAGCGGGCAGGAAGCGCCTCTGGACAGGCAAAGTGAAATGCCACCTGTCGGGGAGGGGGGAAGCCCAGGACCTACGGCGCAATTGGGGTTTCGTCGGCCTCCGGCTCATCGGCCGACCGGTCCTGCACGGCTTCCGGAGAAGCGCCGTCGCCGCCTACCGAGGCCGGGTCGCCCGTGGTGATGATGTCGACGGGCACCGGGATTTCGTTTTCGGCAAGCCCCCCGACCGGTTGCGAGCGCGCGTCCGCCCCCTCGGCGGCCGGAACGGGCGTGAGGCACCCGAGGCGCCAGGCCCACACGACGGCAACCACCGCGGTGCCGCCGGCCAGGAGGTAGCCCCACACCGCTGGCAGAACCCCCATCAGCACGGCCGCACTCCCGAACCAGGCCCCGACCCCGTAGAGGGTGAGCACGGCGCCCTGCTCGGTGCCGCGGTCGACCAGGCGGTGGTGCACGTGGCGACGATCGGGCGCGAAGATGGTGCGGGCCGAAGCGAAGCGCCGGACAATGGCCGTTCCGGTGTCCAAAATCGGCACGCCCAGAAGAACGGGCAGGATGAGGAGGGCAAGGACCGGGTCGGTGTGGAGGGGGCCCTGGAGCGTATACCCGGCCAACAGGTAGCCCAGGAGGAGGCTGCCGGAGTCCCCCATGAAGATGGTGGCGGGCTTGAAGTTGTGGGGCAGAAAGCCGACCAGCGCCCCGGCCATCACGATGCCGACGGCCGTCAGGGCGATCTCGCCCTTCACCCCGAAGAGGGCCGCGCACGCAAGGAAGGCAATGCCGATGATTCCCGTCGCGAGGCCGTCGAGGCCGTCGATGAGGTTGACCGCGTTAATGATGCCGACGATCCAGAGCATCGACAGCGGGATGATGTAAAGCGCCTCGCTGAAGGGAAGGGCCCCCGCGACGACGTCGGGGGACAGTGCGTCGGCGTGTCCTCCGGAGAGGGGAAGAATCGTGCCCGAATGGAGAAGCAGGTAGGCGGCGACCAGCTGAAACGCAAATTTGGCCTTCGCGTCGAGGGCATGCTTGTCGTCCCAGTATCCCGTGGCGAGCATGATCGCCGCCCCGACCCAGAACGAAAGAGACTGAACGGCGCCGGGGAACGAGCCCCAAAATCCCCAGAGCACTCCAAGCCCCACCGCCAGCCCCGCAGCAATCGCAATCCCTCCTCCCGTCGGGGTGACGCGTCTGTGGACCTTGCGGGCCTGCGTCGGACGGTCCAAGAGGCCGAGGCGCGGGGCCTGCTCACAGACGAGACCGGTAAGGAGCACCGTCACCAGAAACCCGGCGACCACGCTTCCGACAAGCCCGAGGAACAGAGGTGTGGCCATGAATCGCTACCTGAGTGCGGAGAGGGGATGCGGGCGGCCAGGGGCAACGAAGATGTGTCCGTCGGGGCCCTTCAATTCCCCAGTTGCCTGCCGAACTGATACGCATCTGAATCTGCACTCCTAAGGATAGGGGGGCATGCACGCGGACCTATAAGCATATAGAGAGGCAGCGCGCCCATCTTTGGAGCACGCAGGTTGTAAAAGGTCCGCCCTGGGTATGGTAGATTTGGATTATGCCTCTGGTGGAGAGACGGAAGCGCGAAGGGACGAGCCGGAAGCGAGGGGAGGGGGACGGGGGAATTGCGGCGAACGAGGCCCCGAATGGCGCCCCTACTGGTCGTCGCCGGGCGTGTGGACCCCGACGAGGCGCCGTTCTGGTAGGAAAAGGATTTCGAAATGAAAGCGCATCGGGCAATAGGGAACGAATCAGATGCTCCGAATACGTCGCATTACGTCATCTTTTAGATCTAGTCAGCTAGAGGAGATGCCTTCCTGGAGGGGCCATTTCGCCGATACGGGCGGCTGTGGCGGTAGAGGCGCGGCTCTAGCCGATTCCTATCTTTTGTGCTGTTTCGCCCTGCCGCGTTGAAACCGGGCGTTTTTGCGCTCAAGAGAGCATCAGGAATAAATATTGTGATCCATAAGATTGGAATCTGAAGACCTAAAGGATCACAGAATACGATGCTCGCCCGCCTTTCTGCTTCGGTGTGTGCCGTCCTGCTCGGGATCGGCGTCCTGGTGCCCGCTGCGGCCCTGGGGCAGTCGTTCACCTACGCCGAAGAGTGCATCACGAACGTCGACAACGCGACGGTGCACGTCCCGTCGACGGCAAACCCGGCCCTTCCGGACGGCACGCCCGTGGCGGCGGGGGACACAATCGCGGTGTATACGGCCGACGGGACGTGTGCGGGCTACGGGGTGTGGACGGACGGAGAGGGGGCTACGCTCGCCGCCGCGGGATCGGATTCGATCGATGTCTCGCCGGACGGGTACGCGTCGGGCGCGTCCCTGCAGTTTGAGGTCTTCGACGTGTCGAAGGGGACGGCCGTCGACGTAGACTCGGCCGCTGCGTTCAGCTCGTGCAGTGGAGTTGACGTGCCCGTCTGTGCCGAGGGAGTGTACGAGCCGGGGACGTTCCATCGGGTGACAGGCTTCCAGGCCGACTCGTCCGAGACGGTGACCCGTACGATCACGGTGGCGGAGGGCTGGAGCTTTGTCTCGGTGCCCGTAGAATCGGACGCGACGTTTGGGGCCCTTTTCCCCGAGTGCTCGGGGGGGTTCTCGTACACGCCAGGAAACGGATACACGTCACTATCGGACGGGGACGCTGTGCCGGTAGGAATGGGGATTGCCGTGCAGTGCCAGGCGGA is part of the Salinibacter ruber DSM 13855 genome and encodes:
- a CDS encoding energy transducer TonB translates to MAHPRLDASSIRNQYATHLQAGLALSLVLLLGAVHLSPPLGREVEPTIRGHEAAVLRHVQSTRQAQAPPAPPTPVPPQVLPREKVVEPPSVEFDPSLGLDATVDRSDGGTKRPDCGGRRALRGKTYYPPSALRAGLEGRVRVKFVVGKDGDIESPTIADGAGALLNRAALRAVRRLECTPGREQSRPVEAERTKTVVFALPEKMDGS
- a CDS encoding MraY family glycosyltransferase, with the protein product MATPLFLGLVGSVVAGFLVTVLLTGLVCEQAPRLGLLDRPTQARKVHRRVTPTGGGIAIAAGLAVGLGVLWGFWGSFPGAVQSLSFWVGAAIMLATGYWDDKHALDAKAKFAFQLVAAYLLLHSGTILPLSGGHADALSPDVVAGALPFSEALYIIPLSMLWIVGIINAVNLIDGLDGLATGIIGIAFLACAALFGVKGEIALTAVGIVMAGALVGFLPHNFKPATIFMGDSGSLLLGYLLAGYTLQGPLHTDPVLALLILPVLLGVPILDTGTAIVRRFASARTIFAPDRRHVHHRLVDRGTEQGAVLTLYGVGAWFGSAAVLMGVLPAVWGYLLAGGTAVVAVVWAWRLGCLTPVPAAEGADARSQPVGGLAENEIPVPVDIITTGDPASVGGDGASPEAVQDRSADEPEADETPIAP